GCCGACGAGGATTGACAGCAAGCGCGTCTGTCTGCATTTATATGAATTATAATTCTTAAAATCCTGGGGGGGAGAAGACGTCGTGACAGGCTTAGAGCTCAGGAGCGCGGCATGAGCGGCGGTTCCTACAACGCGGTGACCTGGCTGCTCGACCGCAATGTCGACGAAGGCCGCGGCGCAAAACTCGCCTTTACCGACACCGTTTCCGAGCTGACCTATGGCGGCCTGCAGCAGCAGAGCCGGCGCGTCGCCAACATGCTGCGCCGCCTCGGCGTCCGCCGCGAAGAGCGGGTCGCCATGATCATGCTCGACACCGTCGATTTCCCGGCGGTGTTTCTCGGCGCGATCCGCGCCGGCATCGTGCCGGTGCCGCTCAACACGCTTTTGACGTCGGATCAATATGCCTATGTGCTGGCGGATTGCCGCGCGCGGGTGCTGTTCATCTCCGAAGCGCTGCTGCCGGTCGTGAAGGATATGGTCGGGCGGCTGCCGGATCTCGAGCATGTCGTCGTCTCCGGCAAGGATGCGCTCGGTCACAAGAAGCTGTCCGACGAACTCACGGGCGAAAGCGACGTCTTTGCGACCGCGGCGACCCATCCCGACGAGCCGGCGTTCTGGCTGTATTCGTCGGGCTCGACCGGCATGCCCAAGGGCGTGCGGCATCTGCATTGCAATCTGGCGGCGACCGCGGACACCTACGCCAGGCAGGTGCTCGGCATTCGCGAGGACGACGTTTGCCTGTCGGCGGCGAAACTGTTCTTCGCCTACGGCCTTGGCAATGCGCTGACCTTCCCGATGTCGGTCGGCGCCACCACCGTGCTCAATTCCGAGCGGCCGACGCCGGCGCTGATGTTCGCGCTGATGAACAAGTACAATCCCACCATCTTCTTCGGCGTGCCGACGCTGTATTCCTCGATGCTCAACGACGAGACCTTGAAGAACGAACCCGCCGGCTCACGCCTGCGCATCTGCACCTCCGCCGGCGAGGCGCTGCCGGAGTCGGTCGGCAATGCCTGGAAGGCGCGCGTCGGCGTCGACATTCTCGACGGCGTCGGCTCGACCGAACTCTTGCATATCTTTCTCTCGAACGCGCCCGGCGACATCAAATACGGCACCTCGGGCCGTCCGGTGCCGGGCTACAAGGTGCGGCTGGTGAACGACGCCGGCGACGACGTGCCCGACGGCGAGGTCGGCGAACTCCTGGTCGATGCGCCCTCCGCCGGCGAGGGCTACTGGAACCAGCGCAGCAAGACCCGCCAGACCTTTGCCGGCCACTGGACCCGCACCGGCGACAAATACGTTCGCGATGCCGACGGCCGTTACACCTTCTGCGGCCGCGGCGACGACATGTTCAAGGTGTCCGGCATCTGGGTGTCGCCGTTCGAGGTCGAGAGCGCGTTGATCACCCATCCTGCGGTGCTGGAAGCCGCCGTGGTGCCCGAGGCCGATCCGGAAGGCCTTTTGAAGCCGAAGGCATTCGTGGTGCTGCGCCCGGGCGCCAGCGCGGCCGGCCTGCACGAGGCGCTGAAGGAGCACGTCAAGCAGAAGATCGGTCCGTGGAAATATCCACGCTGGGTCGAGGTCGTCGATAGCTTGCCGAAAACCGCGACCGGAAAGATCCAGCGGTTCAAGCTGAGGGATGCGAAGGCAAAATAGAAGGGAGCACGATCGTCTCCACGCGTCGTCCCGGCGCACGCCGGGACCCATAACCACCGCCGTTCATTGTTGCGGAAGGTGTTGGCCGGTCTGCCCATACGAGAGGCCGCGGAGTATGGGTCCCGGCGTGCGCCGGGACGACGAGCGAGTGGATTGAAGCGTCTCGATCACCTTCGGAAAGCCAATTTCATGACCACGCTCTCCCCTTCTGGCTTCCTCCGCATCGGCGCGTCCGATCTCGAATACCGCATGATCGGCCCGATGCCGGACGCCGCGCCGACCATCGTCATGCTGCACGAGGGTCTCGGCTCGGCCGGGCTGTGGGGCGATTTTCCGGACCGGCTGCAGGCGGCGACCGGGGCCGGCGTGTTCGTCTATTCGCGCGCGGGCTACGGCGCCTCGAGCCCGGTGCAGCTGCCGCGCCCGCTCGACTACATGCACATCGAGGCGCGCGAGACCCTGCCGAAGCTGCTCGAGACCATCGGCTTCCGCCGCGGCCTTCTGGTCGGCCATTCCGATGGCGCCTCGATCGCCGCGATTTACGCCGGTGGCGTTCAGGATTACCGCGTGCGCGGGGTCGCGATGATCGCGCCGCATTTTATCGTCGAGGATATTTCGGTGGCCTCGATCGCGGAGATCAAGAAGACCTACGAGACGACGGAGCTGAAGTCGAAGCTCGCCCGCTGGCACAAGGACGTCGACAACGCCTTCTACGGCTGGAACGCCGCCTGGCTCGACCCGAAATTCCGCAGCTGGGATATCTGCGAATATCTCGCCTATATCCGCGTGCCGGTGGCGATCCTGCAGGGCGCCGACGACCAGTATGGGACATTACGGCAGGTCGAGATTGCCGAGGAAGAGTGCTATTGTCCGGTCGATGTGACGATCATCCCGGGCGCCGGACACTCGCCGCATCGCGAAGCGCCGGAGGCGACGCTGCATGCGATCTCGGATTTCGCAGGACGCATTCTGCACACCCATGAAGGCTCGCAGGGGCGGGCCGCCTAAGGCGTCAGCCGGGGCGAGGCCGCGATGAGCCCGCCTCCGTCAGCCGCGAACCAGCTTCCGCTGCCGCAATGGGCCTATGTCCCCGGCGAGACCGCGGAGGCCGACGCCGATCACGATACGCTGTGGCAGGCCAAGGCGCTGGTGCCCTCCCGGTTTCGCGATTTCGTCCCGGCGCGGCATCCGGCGCTGCGCTACGGGCTGGCGCTCAACGATCACGGCTTCTTCTGGGAGTCGCAGCAGATCCTCGAAGCGGTATGGGCGGCAGCGCCGCAAGGCGGCCGCGAGCGCATCCTGCTGCGGGCCTGCATCCAGATCGCAGGCGCCAATCTCAAGCTGCGGATGCTGAAGCCGCACGCCGCCGTGCGGCTGTTCGGCGAGGCGCTGCGGGAACTCACCACGCTCAGCCTTCGCCAGGCGGTTGCCGGCGGCGACGGCTTTGCCGACACCTTCCCGACCGCCGCGCTGGCGGCGCTGTTGACGGGGAAACTGGCGCAGCCGGCGCTATCCAAGGCGGATTGGGTGAATATCGGCGCCGCCGGCCGCACATGAAACAAAATGCATCTTTTTGCATTTTTGGGTAGACAAACCAAAAAAACATGCACTATTGTGCATCAAACGTTAAATAGTTCAAACTTCAAAAACCCAAGGGTGGCCCATGGCCGGTGAAGATCGCGTCCTTTCAGGCGGCGCGAAATACATCGATTTTCAGACCGATCCGTCGCGCTACCGGCACTGGAAGCTGGAGGTCGCAGGCGATGTCGGGACGCTGACCATGGATGTCGACGAGAACGGTGGCCTGTTCGAAGGCTACCAGCTCAAGCTCAATTCCTACGATCTCGGCGTCGACATTGAGCTCGCGGACGCGGTGCAGCGGCTGCGCTTCGAGCATCCCGAGGTCAAGGTGGTGGTGATGCGCTCGGGCAAGAACCGCGTGTTCTGCGCCGGCGCCAATATCCGCATGCTGGCCGGCTCCACCCACGCCCACAAGGTCAATTTCTGCAAGTTCACCAACGAGACCCGCAACGGGCTGGAGGACTCATCCGAGAATTCCGGCCAGCGCTTCATCACCGTGGTCAACGGCACGGCGGCCGGCGGCGGCTATGAACTGGCGCTGGCGACCGATCACATCATCATGGCCGATGATGGTTCGGCGGCGGTGGCGCTGCCGGAAGTGCCGCTGCTGGCGGTGCTGCCGGGCACCGGCGGCCTGACGCGGGTCGTCGACAAGCGCAAGGTGCGCCGCGACCACGCCGACTTCTTCTGCACCATCGAGGAAGGCATCAAGGGCAAGCGCGCGGTGCAGTGGCGCCTGGTCGACGAGATCGCGCCGAACAGCAAGCTGGAGGCCAAGGTCGCCGAGCGCGCCAGGGAATTCGCCGCCGCCTCGAAGCGCAACGGCGCCGGCAAGGGCATTGAGCTGACGAGACTCAGCCGTACCATCGACGAAAACAGCATCCGCTACGGCTTCGTCAGCGTCGACATCGACCGCGCGGCGCGCATCGCCACCATCTCGATCAAGGCGCCGGAGGAGGCCCCGCCCGCCGATATCGACGGCATGATCGCCAAGGGCGCCTCGTTCTGGCCGCTGCAGGTAGCGCGCGAACTCGACGATGCGATCCTGCATCTTCGCATCAACGAACTCGAGATCGCGATGCTGGTGTTCAAGTCGCATGGCGATGCCGCCAATGTGCTGGCCTGCGACGCCTTTCTGGAAGCCAACAAGGCACAATGGCTGGTCAACGAGATCAGGCAGTACTGGAAGCGGGTGCTGAAGCGCATCGACGTCACCTCGCGCACGCTGGTGACGCTGGTCGAGCCCGGCTCCTGCTTCGCCGGCACACTGGCCGAACTCGTGTTCGCGGCCGACCGCTCCTACATGCTGATCGGCTCGCGGCAGGGCGATAACCGCAGCCCCCCGGCCATCAAGCTCTCGGCGATGAATTTCGGGCCCTATCCGATGAGCCACGGCCTGACGCGCCTGCAGTCGCGTTTCCTGGCCGATCCTTCCGACCTCGATCGTGCCAAGGCGAAGATCGGCGAGGCGCTCGACGCTGAGGAGGCCGAGGCGCTCGGCCTCGTCACCTTCGCGCTCGACGATATCGACTGGGACGACGAAGTCAGGGTGTTCTTCGAGGAGCGCGCCAGCTTCTCGCCCGACAGTCTCACCGGCATGGAAGCGAATCTGCGCTTCGTGGGCCCTGAGACCATGGAATCGAAAATCTTCTCGCGCCTGACTGCGTGGCAGAACTGGATCTTTCAGCGCCCCAACGCGGTCGGCGAAGAGGGCGCGCTGCGCCGCTACGGCACCGGCCAGAAGGCGCAGTTCGATATGACGAGAGTTTAGCGGCGAATAGCGAGTGGCGAATAGCGAATAGCTGTTCGTTTCCATTCGCTACTCGCCATTCGCCAAACAAGATCGCTCCAACACGGGAGGCACCACCATGAACGTCAACATCATGAACGTCGACTACTCCACCAAGATTCCCAACAACGTGAATCTCGCGGAGGACCGCCAGGTGCTGAAGGCCCTGGAAGGCTGGCATCCCGGCTATCTCGACTGGTGGAACGACATGGGTCCGGAAGGTTTCCAGGAATCGCTGGTGTACCTGCGCACGGCCGTCAGCGTCGATCCCAAAGGCTGGGCCAAGTTCGATTACGTGCGCATGCCGGAATACCGCTGGGGCATCCTGCTCGCTCCGCAAGACCCGGACCGAAGGGTGAATTTCGGTCAGCACCTGGGAGAAAAGGCCTGGCAGGAAGTACCTGGCGAGTATCGTGCCATGTTGCGCCGTCTCGTCGTGGTCCAGGGCGACACCGAGCCTGCATCCGTCGAACAGCAGCGCCATCTCGGGAAAACCGCGCCGTCGCTTTACGACATGCGCAACCTGTTCCAGGTCAACGTCGAGGAAGGCCGCCATCTCTGGGCCATGGTCTACCTGCTGCAGAAATATTTCGGCCGCGATGGCCGCGAGGAAGCCGACGAATTGTTGCGCCGCCGTTCCGGCGATGCCGATTCGCCGCGCATGCTGGGCGCCTTCAACGAGGCCACGCCGGACTGGCTGTCGTTCTTCATGTTCACCTTCTTCACCGACCGTGACGGCAAGATGCAGCTCGAGAGCCTTGCGCAATCCGGCTTCGATCCGTTGTCGCGCAGTTGCCGCTTCATGCTGACCGAGGAGGCACATCACATGTTCGTCGGCGAGACCGGCGTCGGCCGCGTGCTTCAGCGCACCTGCGAGGCCATGAAAGAGGCAGGCATCGACGATCCCTATGCGATCGAGAAGGTGCGTGCGCTCGGCGTGATTGATCTGCCGACCGTTCAGAAGAAGCTGAACCTGCACTATACGCTCTCGCTCGACCTGTTTGGCTCGGAAGTCTCGACCAATGCCGCGAATTTCTACAATGCGGGCCTGAAGGGCCGCTTCCAGGAAACCAAGATCGACGACGATCACCGCCTGACCAACGACTTCTACAAAGTCCTGAAGCTGGTCGACGGCAAGATCGCGCTGGTCGACGAGCCGGCGCTGACCGCGCTGAACATGCGGCTGCGCGATGACTACTCGGCCGACTGCGAAAAGGGCGTCGAGCGCTGGAACAAGATCATCGAAAAGGCCGGTGTGAACTTCCGTCTCGAATTGCCGCATACCGCGTTCCACCGCCAGATCGGCGAATTCAGGGACGTCAACGCGACTCCCAAGGGCGTCATCGTCAGCGCCGCCGAATGGGCCAAGGTCAGGAATGACTATCTGCCCTCGCCCTCCGATGGAGATTTCATCGCCTCGCTGATGGAGCCTGTCAGCGAGCCGGGCCAATACGCGAAATGGATTGCCCCGCCGAAGATGGGCATCGACAACAAGCCGGGCGATTTCGAATATGTGAAGATCGAGGCGGCGTGACCGGGCCGGGCTGAACGAAATGGACGCGCCTGTTCAGGAGGTGATCAAGCAGCATCTCATCGACCCCGAAATATGTATTCGCTGCAATACCTGCGAAGAAACATGTCCGGTCGATGCGGTGACGCATGACGGCAACAACTATGTTGTTGACGCCGGCATCTGCAATCACTGCATGGACTGCATTTCGCCCTGTCCCACCGGGTCGATCGACAACTGGCGCGTGGTCACCAGGCCCTATTCGCTGCAGGAGCAGTTTTCCTGGAGCGAACTGCCGACGCAGGAGGATGTCGCCGTCAATGCCGGCGGCGCCGCCGCCATCGATGCGCTGGAGGACGACGTCAGCAGGCTGCTCGAGGAGGCGCGCAAGGGATTGGGCGGCAAGCCGGTTGCCCCGCATTCCGCCGGCAAGCCGACCGTCAATCTCTACAGCCGCGGCAAGCCTGCGACCGCGACCGTGACTGGAAACTTTCGGTTGACCGATGCGGCCTCGGATTCCGACATTCGGCATATCATCCTGGATTTTGGCAATCAGCCGTTTCCGGTTCTGGAAGGCCAAAGCATCGGCATCGTCGTGCCCGGCGTCGATGCCGGCGGCAATGCCCATCATCCGCGACTGTATTCCGTCGCCAGTTCGCGCGACGGCGAGAAGCGAAACGCCAACAACCTCGCCCTTACCGTGAAGCGGGTAGATGGCGGCTTGTGCTCGAATTATCTCTGTGACCTTCCGCGCGGTGCGAAGATCCAGGTTACCGGTCCCTTCGGCGCGACCTTCCTGATGCCGGACGATCCCGCCGCGAATATCATCATGATCTGCACGGGCACCGGTTCCGCGCCGTTCCGCGGCTTCACCGAGCGCCGCCGCCGTGCGATGCCGGACGCCGCGGGCAGGCTGCTTCTGTTTTTTGGCGCACGGCGGCCCGAAGAATTGCCGTATTTCGGGCCGTTGCAGAAGGTGCCGGAGAAATTGCTCGGAAAATTCTTCTGCTATTCGCGCGTGCCGAACGAGCCTCGCGTCTATGTGCAGGACCGTATCCGCTCCGAGGCGGGAGAAATCGCGAAACTGCTCGCCGATTCCAATACGCACGTCTATATTTGCGGGCTCAGGGGCATGGAAAGCGGCGTCGACGAAGCTTTCGCCGATGCCTGCCGTGCCGCATCGCTCGACTGGTCGGCGCTGAAGCCTGCCATGCGCGAGAGCGGACGCTATCATGTCGAGACATATTAGTATCTCGAGACATACTAGCATCTGTTGGTGACGGAAGCTGCGAGTTTCGCCAAACGCCGCCGCCCAACACGGGAGAGCTGCCATGAACGTCAACATCATGAACGTCGACTACTCCACCAAGATTCCCAACAACGTGAATCTCAGCGAGGATCGGCAGGTGCTCAAGGCGCTGGAGGGCTGGCACCCCGGTTACATGAACTGGTGGGGCGACATGGGCCCGGAAGGCTTCCAGCAGTCGCTGGTTTACCTGCGCACGGCCTATTCGGTCGATCCGCGCGGCTGGGCCAAGTTCGACTATGTGAAGATGCCGGATTACCGTTGGGGCATCCTGCTGGTTCCACAGGAGGAGAACCGCGTCATCCCGTTCGGCGAGCATTACGGCGAGCCTGCGTGGCAGGAAGTCCCGGGTGAGCATCGTGCCATGCTGCGCCGCCTGATCGTGATCCAGGGCGACACCGAGCCGGCTTCGGTCGAGCAGCAGCGCCATCTCGGCAAGACCGCGCCCTCGCTCTACGATCTGCGCAACCTGTTCCAGGTCAATGTCGAGGAAGGCCGTCATCTCTGGGCCATGGTCTATCTTCTGCAGAAGTATTTCGGCCGCGACGGCCGCGAGGAGGCCGATGATCTGTTGCGCCGGCGTTCTGGCGACGCCGACGCGCCGCGCATGCTGGGCGCCTTCAACGAGGCGACGCCGGACTGGCTGTCGTTCTTCATGTTCACTTATTTCACCGACCGCGACGGCAAGATGCAGCTGCACTCGCTGGCGCAGTCCGGCTTCGATCCGTTGTCGCGCACCTGCCGCTTCATGCTGACCGAGGAGGCGCATCACATGTTCGTCGGCGAGACCGGCATCAGCCGCGTGGTGCAGCGGACCTGCGAAGCCATGAAGGCCGCCGGGATCAGCGATCCCGCCGATATCGCCAGGGTCCGCGCGCTCGGGGTGATCGATCTGCCGACCATCCAGAAGAAGCTCAACCTGCACTACACGCTGTCGCTCGACCTGTTCGGCTCGGAGGTCTCCACCAACGCGGCCAACGCCTTCAATGCCGGCATCAAGGGCCGCTATCACGAGACCCAGATCAAGGACGATCACCAACTGAAGAACGATACCTATCCGGTGCTCAAGCTGGTCAACGGCGAGATCAAGCGCGTCGACGAGCCGGCGCTCACCGCGCTCAACATGCGGCTGCGCGACGATTACAGCCAGGACTGCGTCAAGGGCCTGTTGCGCTGGAACAAGATCATCTCGACATCAGGCTACGACTACAAGCTGACGCTGCCGAACGTCGCGTTCCACCGCCAGATCGGAGAGTTCAAGGACGTCCACGCCACGCCCGACGGCCTCCTGATCGACGACGCCACCTGGAACAAGCGGCGGAACGATTGGCTGCCCTCGCCTGACGACGGCGATTTCATCGCCTCGCTGATGCAGCCGGTGACCGAGATAGGCGGCTTCGCCCCCTGGATCTCGCCGCCCAAGGTCGGCATCGACAACAAGCCCGGCGATTTCGAGTATGTGAAGATCGAGACGTAAGTTGGCGAATGGCGAGTAGCGAGTAGAGAAACTTCCATTCGCCATTCGCTATTCGCTATTCGCCACTCGCCCATCGCCGCCCCTCAATCCCAGCCCTCACCCTTGATCCCCGGATTGGCATAGACGATGCCGCCGTCGACCGCGATCGTCGCGCCGACCACGTAATCGCCGGCGCGCGAGGCGAGATAGATCGCGGCCCCCGCCATGTCCTCGTCGGTGCCGATGCGGCCCGATGGCACCCGCGTCGACACCTCGTCGGCATTGTCGCGCGCCGCCTTGTTCATGTCGGACTTGAACGGTCCCGGCGCGATCGCCGTCACCACGATGTGGTCGCGGATCAGTTTCACCGCCATCCGCCGGGTCAGGTGAATCAGGCCCGCTTTGCTCGCGGCGTAGGAATAGGTCTCCATCGGGTTGACGAAGATGCCGTCGATGGAAGCAATGTTGATCACCTTGCCGGGCTTGTCCGCGGTGGCGGCAGCGCGCAAGGGGGCGGCCAGCGCTTTGGTCAGAAAGAACGGCGTCTTGACGTTGAGGTTCATCACCTTGTCCCAGCCGCTCTCCGGAAATTCGTCGAAATCGGCACCCCAGGCCGCACCCGCATTGTTGACGAGGATGTCGAGCTTGGGCTCGCGCTTTTTGATCTCCGCCGCCAGCATGTCGATGCCGGCCATGGTCGAAATATCGATCGGCAGCGCGATGCATTCGCCGCCATATTCGGCCGAAAGCTCCTTCGCGGTCGCCTCGCAGGGCCCGGCCTTGCGCGCGGTGATGTAGACCTTGGCGGCACCCTGCGCGAGAAACCCGGCCGCGATCATCTTGCCGATGCCGCGCGATCCCCCGGTCACGAGCGCAATGCGCCCCTTCAGCGAAAACAGATCCTTGAACATGATGCCCTCCGGTTGATTTTGCCGGCGGTTTTTGGGCGTGGGAGGAAGATGAGTCAAGGAACACTCGTCGCCCCTGCGAACGCAGGGACGACGAGGGAAGGAAAATCACGCCGCGTCGATGCGCCGAAAACCGTTCCACACTGCGGTGGCCGCGCCTGATGTCAGCACGGGAAGAATCCGCGCGTCCTGGTAGTTGCCGTTGAGCGAGACCCGCTGCAGAGCGGTCAGGTGATCGGCGCTTTCGGGAAAGATCATGCCCGGCCGCGTCGTCACCGCGGTCTTGAATCCGGCCGCGCGGGCCAGCGCGAATTCGCGCGGGCCGGCCGCGATCCGGTCGCCATAGGGATAGGCGAGATGCAGCACGGGACGCTGCAGCGCGTCTTCGATTCGCGCGCGGCTTACGGCCATTTCATGG
The genomic region above belongs to Bradyrhizobium sediminis and contains:
- a CDS encoding benzoate-CoA ligase family protein; its protein translation is MSGGSYNAVTWLLDRNVDEGRGAKLAFTDTVSELTYGGLQQQSRRVANMLRRLGVRREERVAMIMLDTVDFPAVFLGAIRAGIVPVPLNTLLTSDQYAYVLADCRARVLFISEALLPVVKDMVGRLPDLEHVVVSGKDALGHKKLSDELTGESDVFATAATHPDEPAFWLYSSGSTGMPKGVRHLHCNLAATADTYARQVLGIREDDVCLSAAKLFFAYGLGNALTFPMSVGATTVLNSERPTPALMFALMNKYNPTIFFGVPTLYSSMLNDETLKNEPAGSRLRICTSAGEALPESVGNAWKARVGVDILDGVGSTELLHIFLSNAPGDIKYGTSGRPVPGYKVRLVNDAGDDVPDGEVGELLVDAPSAGEGYWNQRSKTRQTFAGHWTRTGDKYVRDADGRYTFCGRGDDMFKVSGIWVSPFEVESALITHPAVLEAAVVPEADPEGLLKPKAFVVLRPGASAAGLHEALKEHVKQKIGPWKYPRWVEVVDSLPKTATGKIQRFKLRDAKAK
- a CDS encoding alpha/beta fold hydrolase, with translation MTTLSPSGFLRIGASDLEYRMIGPMPDAAPTIVMLHEGLGSAGLWGDFPDRLQAATGAGVFVYSRAGYGASSPVQLPRPLDYMHIEARETLPKLLETIGFRRGLLVGHSDGASIAAIYAGGVQDYRVRGVAMIAPHFIVEDISVASIAEIKKTYETTELKSKLARWHKDVDNAFYGWNAAWLDPKFRSWDICEYLAYIRVPVAILQGADDQYGTLRQVEIAEEECYCPVDVTIIPGAGHSPHREAPEATLHAISDFAGRILHTHEGSQGRAA
- a CDS encoding DUF309 domain-containing protein; the protein is MSPPPSAANQLPLPQWAYVPGETAEADADHDTLWQAKALVPSRFRDFVPARHPALRYGLALNDHGFFWESQQILEAVWAAAPQGGRERILLRACIQIAGANLKLRMLKPHAAVRLFGEALRELTTLSLRQAVAGGDGFADTFPTAALAALLTGKLAQPALSKADWVNIGAAGRT
- the boxC gene encoding 2,3-epoxybenzoyl-CoA dihydrolase, whose translation is MAGEDRVLSGGAKYIDFQTDPSRYRHWKLEVAGDVGTLTMDVDENGGLFEGYQLKLNSYDLGVDIELADAVQRLRFEHPEVKVVVMRSGKNRVFCAGANIRMLAGSTHAHKVNFCKFTNETRNGLEDSSENSGQRFITVVNGTAAGGGYELALATDHIIMADDGSAAVALPEVPLLAVLPGTGGLTRVVDKRKVRRDHADFFCTIEEGIKGKRAVQWRLVDEIAPNSKLEAKVAERAREFAAASKRNGAGKGIELTRLSRTIDENSIRYGFVSVDIDRAARIATISIKAPEEAPPADIDGMIAKGASFWPLQVARELDDAILHLRINELEIAMLVFKSHGDAANVLACDAFLEANKAQWLVNEIRQYWKRVLKRIDVTSRTLVTLVEPGSCFAGTLAELVFAADRSYMLIGSRQGDNRSPPAIKLSAMNFGPYPMSHGLTRLQSRFLADPSDLDRAKAKIGEALDAEEAEALGLVTFALDDIDWDDEVRVFFEERASFSPDSLTGMEANLRFVGPETMESKIFSRLTAWQNWIFQRPNAVGEEGALRRYGTGQKAQFDMTRV
- the boxB gene encoding benzoyl-CoA 2,3-epoxidase subunit BoxB, giving the protein MNVNIMNVDYSTKIPNNVNLAEDRQVLKALEGWHPGYLDWWNDMGPEGFQESLVYLRTAVSVDPKGWAKFDYVRMPEYRWGILLAPQDPDRRVNFGQHLGEKAWQEVPGEYRAMLRRLVVVQGDTEPASVEQQRHLGKTAPSLYDMRNLFQVNVEEGRHLWAMVYLLQKYFGRDGREEADELLRRRSGDADSPRMLGAFNEATPDWLSFFMFTFFTDRDGKMQLESLAQSGFDPLSRSCRFMLTEEAHHMFVGETGVGRVLQRTCEAMKEAGIDDPYAIEKVRALGVIDLPTVQKKLNLHYTLSLDLFGSEVSTNAANFYNAGLKGRFQETKIDDDHRLTNDFYKVLKLVDGKIALVDEPALTALNMRLRDDYSADCEKGVERWNKIIEKAGVNFRLELPHTAFHRQIGEFRDVNATPKGVIVSAAEWAKVRNDYLPSPSDGDFIASLMEPVSEPGQYAKWIAPPKMGIDNKPGDFEYVKIEAA
- the boxA gene encoding benzoyl-CoA 2,3-epoxidase subunit BoxA, yielding MDAPVQEVIKQHLIDPEICIRCNTCEETCPVDAVTHDGNNYVVDAGICNHCMDCISPCPTGSIDNWRVVTRPYSLQEQFSWSELPTQEDVAVNAGGAAAIDALEDDVSRLLEEARKGLGGKPVAPHSAGKPTVNLYSRGKPATATVTGNFRLTDAASDSDIRHIILDFGNQPFPVLEGQSIGIVVPGVDAGGNAHHPRLYSVASSRDGEKRNANNLALTVKRVDGGLCSNYLCDLPRGAKIQVTGPFGATFLMPDDPAANIIMICTGTGSAPFRGFTERRRRAMPDAAGRLLLFFGARRPEELPYFGPLQKVPEKLLGKFFCYSRVPNEPRVYVQDRIRSEAGEIAKLLADSNTHVYICGLRGMESGVDEAFADACRAASLDWSALKPAMRESGRYHVETY
- the boxB gene encoding benzoyl-CoA 2,3-epoxidase subunit BoxB, encoding MNVNIMNVDYSTKIPNNVNLSEDRQVLKALEGWHPGYMNWWGDMGPEGFQQSLVYLRTAYSVDPRGWAKFDYVKMPDYRWGILLVPQEENRVIPFGEHYGEPAWQEVPGEHRAMLRRLIVIQGDTEPASVEQQRHLGKTAPSLYDLRNLFQVNVEEGRHLWAMVYLLQKYFGRDGREEADDLLRRRSGDADAPRMLGAFNEATPDWLSFFMFTYFTDRDGKMQLHSLAQSGFDPLSRTCRFMLTEEAHHMFVGETGISRVVQRTCEAMKAAGISDPADIARVRALGVIDLPTIQKKLNLHYTLSLDLFGSEVSTNAANAFNAGIKGRYHETQIKDDHQLKNDTYPVLKLVNGEIKRVDEPALTALNMRLRDDYSQDCVKGLLRWNKIISTSGYDYKLTLPNVAFHRQIGEFKDVHATPDGLLIDDATWNKRRNDWLPSPDDGDFIASLMQPVTEIGGFAPWISPPKVGIDNKPGDFEYVKIET
- a CDS encoding SDR family oxidoreductase, encoding MFKDLFSLKGRIALVTGGSRGIGKMIAAGFLAQGAAKVYITARKAGPCEATAKELSAEYGGECIALPIDISTMAGIDMLAAEIKKREPKLDILVNNAGAAWGADFDEFPESGWDKVMNLNVKTPFFLTKALAAPLRAAATADKPGKVINIASIDGIFVNPMETYSYAASKAGLIHLTRRMAVKLIRDHIVVTAIAPGPFKSDMNKAARDNADEVSTRVPSGRIGTDEDMAGAAIYLASRAGDYVVGATIAVDGGIVYANPGIKGEGWD